One stretch of Daphnia pulicaria isolate SC F1-1A chromosome 8, SC_F0-13Bv2, whole genome shotgun sequence DNA includes these proteins:
- the LOC124311983 gene encoding uncharacterized protein LOC124311983: MEEPQPDYTIEELLVHGPVYAVSKVIRSVLDSPISHVAAANKLHTLFTQKEYVTDTTVDCYLNRFLLVVLKLPSSEEGKKTVFLEILDKVIFGEDSAFVSLLIQRTLITSKVPAEAAADIFCYLAVKFHRQRNFYKFVTLLINAVNYSNHSMVGFSLHPRLLECMAECAVKLPITQNLTLWRTICKGLGEDWTKNIISEGDFPQPRVAAQVLGVLLLNIKLADYSIRDETMDEVLTQFSNVSSKLTILMEAAIKNPKGFVSPLLTLAFAYGELHQLLLLYSPLYAERQSDKTECQVSDVKDEVWDFNFFHTYATNEQWLQLADATLKSHVSLWAPLVLQKIRYLILFSGRSRNDKEKLLKKLIDYLMEHFDLCQSLWLNNIKYVLPFMSQRQVGVIGKKMIESPQVWKSVLSDQDVTEKRTLQMSLICSVFGSIHDKSRKRKSEEDALPLSSGTLSVLRLFSMHHDFWIGSVDQSNKKVTTSLRQSAELLQESMRQVESTTTERDLTELLRPLDILECLPLEYVLGPVHSGCLMGLLSLLLSCTQEQIKSRIWLMIVRLLDAEKNSSLFEYFPCTEFMIWAVSNTKELPDCALIFSTLFDEMLRSPKSAKECFVWIKTADLSATALPVTVLAIKKLIKHKKIDEKMFSTVRKRFLKTFEQGLENRLIDALEGAHCLLEIFVEQHSKTAKETTDKPLKIKELLNNLPKVVEAARKGLMSTDEAVGLASAEFLGLLLAHQPLLCKYVTKDIKMGTWNAYRQSPNATRWDDRLLRQLISKSNLKEFHVMTNAMIDDLQSASLQALDEEMVDDVAVELDVRRVSCFFRHLVSADLPVSEDRFGVRLQVLQTALPLVQHLVLSVCRNYDSVDRVVRLAVPPMGIYLSLLNMNDSFAYPHDLTSPLHACLALPLNADMSADHFESIFTVIYKTVHYLLTKHQEVAADRVPVLLQVYRRLMACTCSRSDSRRSAGDSEVASLTDSANRLARLASVINTQPLRYRRAAAYIIVDLLSDLKKQPLYPTVKQELTTALYHLMDLLDQHANRYLMAVLPCGIHELFRLEYEHYEKFYKFKGKV, encoded by the exons ATGGAAGAACCAC AACCGGATTATACCATCGAGGAGCTGTTGGTGCATGGGCCAGTCTATGCAGTATCCAAAGTAATAAGATCTGTGTTGGATTCACCCATCTCTCATGTGGCGGCTGCCAACAAACTTCACACACTGTTCACGCAGAAAGAATACGTCACAGACACTACAGTTGATTGCTACTTGAACAGATTCTTACTGGTTGTGTTGAAGCTTCCCAGCTCTGAAGAAGGCAAAAAAACTGTATTCCTTGAAATTCTGGACAAAGTCATCTTTGGGGAGGACTCGGCTTTTGTGTCCCTGCTGATTCAAAGAACTCTAATAACTTCTAAAGTCCCAGCTGAAGCTGCCGCAGATATTTTCTGCTATTTGGCTGTCAAATTCCATCGTCAGAGGAATTTCTATAAATTCGTCACCTTACTGATCAATGCTGTTAATTACAGTAATCACTCAATGGTTGGTTTTTCACTTCATCCTCGATTGCTGGAATGCATGGCAGAATGTGCAGTGAAGCTGCCCATCACCCAAAATCTGACCTTGTGGAGAACCATTTGCAAAGGTTTAGGGGAAGATTGGACCAAAAACATAATTTCAGAAG GAGACTTTCCTCAGCCTCGAGTAGCAGCGCAAGTTTTGGGTGTCCTTTTGCTGAACATCAAACTCGCCGATTACTCCATCCGGGATGAAACAATGGACGAAGTGCTAACACAATTCAGTAATGTGAGCAGTAAGCTGACAATACTTATGGAAGCGGCAATCAAAAATCCCAAG ggATTCGTTTCGCCATTGCTGACGCTTGCATTTGCTTACGGAGAACTCCATCAGCTGTTGCTCTTGTACAGTCCATTGTACGCCGAACGCCAGTCTGATAAAACAGAGTGTCAGGTATCGGACGTCAAAGACGAAGTGTGGGATTTCAACTTCTTCCACACTTACGCGACTAATGAGCAGTGGTTGCAACTGGCGGATGCTACGCTAAAGTCTCACGTTAGCTTATGGGCTCCTCTCGTGTTACAAAAGATCCGCTACCTTATTCTCTTCAGCGGTCGCAGCCGAAATGACAAGGAGAAATTGCTGAAAAAACTCATCGACTACCTGATGGAGCACTTTGATCTTTGCCAATCGCTTTGGCTCAACAACATCAAGTACGTCTTGCCCTTCATGTCGCAACGGCAAGTGGGTGTCATCGGCAAAAAGATGATTGAATCGCCTCAAGTTTGGAAGTCGGTTCTATCCGATCAGGACGTGACAGAGAAACGCACTTTGCAAATGAGTTTGATTTGTTCAGTATTCGGATCCATTCACGATAAGAGCCGCAAGCGGAAATCGGAAGAAGACGCTCTGCCCCTTTCATCTGGCACCCTGTCGGTGTTGCGACTGTTTTCAATGCACCACGACTTTTGGATCGGCAGCGTCGATCAGTCGAATAAAAAGGTGACGACATCTCTGCGTCAATCAGCCGAACTTTTACAGGAATCGATGCGCCAAGTCGAGTCGACCACCACGGAACGCGATTTGACCGAATTATTGCGCCCCCTGGACATCCTGGAGTGTTTACCACTGGAATACGTCCTGGGACCCGTCCATTCTGGTTGTCTGATGGGTTTGCTCAGTCTCCTGCTCAGTTGCACCCAAGAACAAATCAAGAGTCGGATCTGGCTGATGATTGTGCGCCTTTTGGACGCTGAGAAGAACTCGTCGCTTTTCGAATACTTTCCCTGCACAGAGTTTATGATTTGGGCCGTTTCCAACACGAAAGAGCTGCCCGATTGCGCCCTGATCTTCTCCACGCTGTTTGACGAGATGCTGCGATCGCCAAAGTCTGCCAAGGAATGTTTTGTCTGGATTAAAACGGCCGACCTTTCCGCCACGGCCCTACCCGTCACCGTTCTGGCCATCAAGAAGCTCATCAAACACAAGAAAATCGATGAAAAAATGTTCAGCACCGTTCGCAAACGGTTCCTCAAGACATTCGAGCAAGGACTGGAAAATCGATTGATTGATGCCCTGGAAGGAGCTCATTGTCTTCTGGAAATCTTTGTGGAGCAACATTCGAAAACGGCCAAAGAAACGACAGACAAACCGCTGAAAATCAAGGAATTGCTCAATAACCTccccaaagtggttgaagccGCTCGCAAGGGTTTAATGTCAACAGATGAAGCGGTGGGTTTGGCTAGCGCCGAGTTTCTGGGTCTCCTGCTGGCCCACCAGCCACTGCTGTGCAAATATGTCACCAAGGACATCAAAATGGGCACTTGGAACGCGTACCGCCAGAGTCCGAATGCGACGAGATGGGACGATCGACTCTTGCGTCAACTCATCTCCAAGTCCAACCTGAAAGAGTTTCACGTGATGACCAACGCTATGATCGACGACCTGCAATCGGCTTCGCTTCAAGCCCTGGATGAAGAAATGGTGGATGATGTGGCCGTTGAATTGGACGTCCGCCGAGTCAGTTGTTTCTTCCGCCATCTGGTGTCGGCCGATTTACCTGTCAGCGAGGATCGTTTCGGTGTCCGGCTGCAAGTGCTCCAGACGGCCTTGCCCTTGGTCCAGCATCTGGTCCTGTCGGTGTGCCGCAATTACGACTCGGTGGATCGAGTCGTCCGCTTGGCCGTCCCACCGATGGGCATCTACCTGTCGCTGTTGAACATGAACGACTCGTTCGCCTATCCACACGACCTGACGTCTCCGCTGCACGCCTGTCTGGCCCTGCCGCTGAACGCGGACATGTCTGCCGATCATTTCGAATCGATTTTCACGGTCATTTACAAAACGGTCCATTATTTGCTGACGAAGCACCAAGAAGTGGCGGCCGATCGTGTGCCGGTGTTGCTGCAAGTTTACCGTCGCCTgatggcgtgcacttgttCCCGCTCCGACTCGCGCCGCTCTGCCGGTGATTCGGAAGTGGCCAGTTTGACGGATTCGGCCAACCGACTGGCCCGTCTGGCGTCGGTGATCAACACGCAACCGTTGCGCTACCGCCGGGCGGCCGCCTACATCATCGTCGACCTGCTGAGCGACTTGAAGAAGCAGCCGCTCTACCCGACCGTCAAACAGGAGCTCACGACCGCTCTCTACCACCTGATGGATTTGTTGGACCAGCACGCCAACCGATACCTCATGGCTGTCTTGCCCTGCGGCATTCACGAACTCTTCCGCCTCGAATACGAACACTACGAaaagttttacaaattcaagggAAAAGtttaa
- the LOC124311985 gene encoding secreted protein C-like, with product MAAASSLQMHLQHSPRKKNFGYEETIRLLELWTHYTNGGTHPELGKGHRTGRLWLVISERMKAMNYNRGPEECKVRVGNLRAKYTKLKRGYLSGEGVPDWPYYPVLAKFLEGRTEFGDSYDAGSHSYTEPEARPGASHHHPGMFLSMSMEEPNEPLACNVDGGGGRRGVGGGAGGGSSRSNDDDSSVSMPESGSSAGSEHNDAPPNGHMAGPMGPSDLPHGLGGHHPPLLGPTGLKRRPISPVDDPRRPAKRPKHGTSTMLLSLMQAMLKIEEEHLKLQQERAASEAAMMQAVTAFFSNMTQMFGGHMPSFSSKPEVQNNNSAGSQGGAGGSGTTAGSSGLHSGVVGGTQQGGGNNNNQASGSKTPSNPSSSCSNSPAYSHSYSNPPMVGNSGMNKMHGMVDGPGAATNMGSASAGHHYPYGGMNQPSPSPSSAGQMASPASYPLSPAYQQGVVNTMMGAGNSGTGGGGGGWYNNGSSGKGAASSNAPMAVHPFSSDILGIPKSRHDTM from the exons ATGGCTGCCGCCAGTTCACTACAAATGCATTTGCAGCATAGCCCGCGCAAGAAGAATTTCGGTTATGAAGAAACGATTCGGCTACTCGAATTGTGGACTCACTACACTAACGGTGGGACCCACCCTGAACTGGGCAAAGGACACAGGACTGGCCGGCTCTGGCTCGTTATCAGTGAACGAATGAAGGCCATGAACTACAACCGTGGGCCAGAGGAATGCAAAGTGCGCGTCGGAAACCTCAGAGCCAAATACACCAAACTCAAGAGAGGATACCTTTCAG GTGAAGGAGTTCCAGATTGGCCATATTACCCAGTCCTAGCCAAATTCCTAGAAGGGAGGACAGAATTTGGGGATTCCTACGATGCAGGATCACACTCTTACACAGAACCAGAAGCGAGACCTGGGGCCTCACACCATCATCCAG GTATGTTCCTTAGTATGTCAATGGAAGAGCCAAACGAGCCACTCGCCTGCAATGTAGACGGAGGTGGTGGCCGGCGGGGTGTCGGCGGAGGAGCTGGCGGTGGATCGTCGCGatccaacgacgacgacagttCCGTTTCGATGCCGGAATCTGGTTCGTCTGCCGGCAGTGAGCACAACGACGCCCCTCCAAACGGACACATGGCTGGGCCAATGGGTCCATCCGACCTGCCCCACGGTCTCGGTGGCCATCACCCGCCTCTATTGGGTCCTACCGGATTGAAAAGACGACCCATTTCGCCCGTGGACGATCCTCGTCGACCGGCCAAGCGACCGAAACATGGCACCAGTACCATGCTCCTCTCCTTGATGCAG gccatgCTGAAGATCGAAGAGGAGCACCTGAAACTGCAGCAAGAGCGAGCGGCCAGTGAAGCAGCCATGATGCAAGCCGTGACGGCCTTTTTCTCCAACATGACGCAAATGTTTGGCGGACACATGCCCAGTTTTTCATCGAAACCGGAGGTGCAGAACAACAACAGCGCCGGTTCGCAAGGTGGAGCCGGCGGCAGTGGCACGACAGCCGGAAGCAGCGGTCTCCACTCTGGAGTTGTTGGCGGGACGCAACAAGGTggaggcaacaacaacaaccaagccTCGGGTTCCAAGACGCCATCCAACCCGTCTTCCTCCTGTTCAAACTCACCCGCCTACTCGCACTCGTACAGCAATCCGCCCATGGTGGGCAACTCCGGGATGAACAAGATGCACGGCATGGTCGACGGGCCCGGCGCGGCCACCAACATGGGATCGGCCTCAGCCGGACACCACTACCCTTACGGCGGCATGAACCAGCCGTCACCGTCGCCATCCAGTGCCGGACAGATGGCCAGCCCGGCTTCCTATCCGCTCTCACCGGCCTACCAGCAAGGCGTCGTCAATACGATGATGGGCGCCGGCAACAGTGGGACGGGCGGCGGAGGTGGCGGATGGTACAACAACGGCTCGTCCGGCAAAGGAGCCGCTTCTTCCAACGCCCCGATGGCCGTTCACCCTTTCTCCAGCGACATTCTGGGCATTCCCAAGAGCAGGCACGACAcgatgtaa
- the LOC124311987 gene encoding caspase-2-like: MEQCDQDTILRSLVDLTKLLDLNPTFLSLLQQKYRIFSPEMVEDILKNETPQLEFCFMLVRRGPNAFNNFLGALQETNQTDVLRVLEMTRANLSQPPNLFIHSRESSNAINIRRRNQSGENRDNSNGDFSSANVQYSSSLPGCEEYRRRVLQPARYVEVDPFTPVTRERSSSFRSALVTDAAPDYNLLDIRVTIGEEIKGLGQDIYPNRHISPRGLALIMNFEKFNGNIVGQRIGSEKDVIHLDQLLQQLGYKVIIKSDLTWMEMNDELESFTKSEDHIVADSVIVAVMSHGKSGTHDEGTLIYTKDCKFFSSEDLLRRFNNLNCPLLKGKPKIFFFQFCRGDNIDIGHRVSPIIFQSGRTVTDGNPVPTSPTEIERSYGDMLITYSTLPGYVSYREESEGTWFIKALSLTFMRDAHECHVDRLLQIVDEQIRHWTGTKNGKQTLEIIKRGFNRKFYFNPGLWK, from the exons ATGGAGCAATGCGACCAAGACACCATACTGCGCTCCTTGGTGGATTTGACCAAGCTTCTCGACTTGAATCCTACATTCCTCTCTCTCCTGCAGCAGAAATATCGGATCTTCTCCCCCGAAATGGTCGAAGACATTTTG AAAAATGAAACTCCACAGTTGGAATTCTGCTTCATGCTTGTTAGGAGAGGCCCTAATgcctttaataattttttgggtGCCTTACAAGAAACCAATCAAACTGATGTTTTGAGGGTGCTGGAGATGACTCGGGCAAACCTGAGCCAGCCTCCCAATCTGTTCATCCATTCCAGGGAATCATCGAATGCTAttaatataagaagaagaaatcagagTGGAGAAAATAGAGACAACAGTAATGGAGATTTCAGTTCTGCAAATGTGCAGTACTCTTCTTCTCTACCTGGTTGTGAAGAATACAG GAGAAGAGTGCTTCAACCTGCTAGATACGTTGAAGTGGACCCCTTCACCCCCGTCACCCGGGAGCGTAGCAGTTCGTTTCGCTCTGCCCTTGTGACCGATGCCGCTCCCGATTACAATTTGCTAGATATTCGCGTGACGATCGGAGAAGAAATCAAAGGTCTCGGCCAGGACATTTATCCGAATCGACACATTTCTCCCAGGGGCCTGGCCTTGATtatgaattttgaaaagttcAACGGCAACATTGTTGGACAGCGTATTGGATCGGAAAAGGATGTCATACATCTCGACCAGCTGCTGCAGCAACTTGGCTATAAAGTCATAATCAAATCTGATTTGACTTGGATG GAAATGAATGACGAGCTGGAATCATTTACCAAAAGCGAGGACCACATTGTAGCAGATTCCGTGATTGTAGCCGTGATGAGTCACGGAAAGAGCGGAACCCACGACGAAGGAACTCTCATCTACACCAAGGActgcaaattcttttcttctgaagATCTGCTCCGCCGATTCAACAATTTGAATTGTCCTTTGCTCAAAGGAAAAcccaagattttcttttttcagttttgccg GGGTGATAACATCGACATTGGCCATCGAGTTTCTCCCATAATTTTCCAATCTGGTCGCACTGTTACAGATGGCAATCCCGTTCCGACATCTCCAACAGAAATCGAGAGATCATACGGTGACATGCTCATCACATATTCAACGCTTCCAG GCTATGTTTCATATCGCGAGGAAAGCGAAGGTACCTGGTTTATCAAGGCTCTCAGTTTGACATTTATGAGAGATGCTCATGAATGCCACGTCGATCGTCTACTGCAAATA GTCGACGAGCAGATTCGTCACTGGACTGGGACGAAAAACGGGAAGCAAACTTTGGAAATCATCAAGCGGGGTTTCAACCGCAAGTTCTACTTCAACCCTGGGCTCTGGAAATGA
- the LOC124311994 gene encoding mite allergen Der f 3-like produces the protein MGPAIVVVILFVSLSLPQTGQASSFLNGSKVACGKSRLLTAAATAKIVGGVPADWGQLPFVVALESPRGQQLCGAAILNERWLATAAHCIGSNKAHQIVAIAGSLDPSASSNASNRQVSEGAEVRLAPGYAEGTQLDLALIRLKRPFKWRNGIVEPVCLPSLNVNTRQQANQTVDEREDRAAMDQLGTVAGWGWNDEEGVNMSSKLHRVQVPLMSRAECEKRFLTAGYAIPIDKTKICAGWPQGGQDACQGDSGGPLVVAQDGVFVLTGVVSGGIGCARPGLPGLYTNVATFLPWILDIIKKRK, from the exons ATGGGTCCAGCAATCGTCgttgttattctttttgtttcgctgTCGCTACCGCAAACTGGCCAGGCCTCCTCCTTTCTCAAcg GGAGTAAAGTGGCGTGCGGCAAGAGTCGATTGTTGACGGCTGCGGCCACGGCCAAGATCGTCGGCGGAGTGCCGGCCGACTGGGGTCAACTTCCGTTCGTCGTCGCCCTGGAATCTCCTCGCGGCCAACAATTGTGCGGAGCGGCGATCCTGAACGAGCGCTGGCTGGCCACGGCCGCCCACTGTATCGGCAG CAACAAAGCGCATCAGATCGTGGCCATCGCCGGTTCACTGGATCCGTCGGCTTCGTCCAACGCGTCCAACCGTCAAGTGTCGGAGGGCGCCGAGGTTCGATTGGCTCCCGGCTACGCTGAAGGAACGCAACTCGATTTGGCTTTGATCCGCCTCAAACGACCGTTCAAGTGGCGAAACGGAATCGTCGAGCCCGTCTGTTTGCCCAGTCTCAATGTCAACACTCGTCagcaggcaaaccaaacag TCGATGAACGAGAGGATCGGGCGGCAATGGATCAGCTGGGCACAGTGGCCGGTTGGGGATGGAACGACGAGGAAGGTGTCAACATGAGCAGCAAATTGCATCGAGTCCAGGTGCCATTGATGAGCCGGGCTGAATGCGAAAAACGTTTCCTCACGGCCGGTTACGCCATTCCAATCGACAAGACCAAAATTTGCGCCGGATGGCCGCAAGGCGGTCAAGACGCCTGTCAG GGCGACAGTGGCGGGCCTTTGGTGGTGGCCCAGGATGGCGTCTTTGTCTTAACAGGTGTCGTCTCTGGCGGAATAG GTTGCGCTCGGCCAGGCCTTCCTGGATTGTATACTAACGTGGCCACCTTCCTCCCATGGATCCTGGACATCATCAAAAAGCGGAAgtag
- the LOC124311984 gene encoding solute carrier family 13 member 5-like, whose translation MSNISRMRFYLFRDSRTCEKRPLLQLSSFSSLAVVMEIGRNLRRLCWFHILPYWRTFVVFLTPILLLPVPLIGTQEALTGYVVVIMAVYWMTEALPLPITSLLPIIAFPLLGIMNTGQVCMNYFSETVVMFIGGLMVGLAVEYSNLHKRIALRVLMLVGTDPKWLMMGFMSVTMLLSMFVSNTGACAMICPIVEALVQELFHKNSQENEGEDKTQLTAEENQVVREEFADDDDDGRSRRARRVRVTLLLSIAYSANIGGTGTLIGSTPQLALKGIVEELYGEDNDLSFSSWMLVLMPAVLISTALTWVWLQFLLSGFKCQKQIENGVKSQSARVKNLIRTKYQELGPTSFNEKTILFLFPVLVMLWMFRDPKFIAGWGSLFSKKIGDSVPVLLIILILFILPIKPDFWCFRSAGSENERPKASPAMLTWEFMHEKLPWGLVLLLGSGFALSDASKISGLSKWLGHQLAALQVLPPFSILIICCMLTTWMTEIVSNTATANIVLPILAQMADTIHVNPLYLMIPAAATCCYTFVLPVGTPANAIVYNSARMKPLDMVKAGIVTKMMSVLILCVVMETIGRGIFPVNIIESSLNANNSTSL comes from the exons ATGTCGAACATTTCTCGGATGAGATTTTATCTGTTTAG GGATTCGAGGACGTGTGAGAAGCGTCCACTTTTGCAGTTATCCTCTTTTAGTTCACTCGCCGTTGTAATGGAAATCGGTCGCAATCTCCGTCGCTTGTGTTGGTTCCACATCCTCCCTTATTGGAGAACATTTGTAGTTTTCCTGACGCCCATCCTGCTCCTACCAGTTCCTCTAATCGGGACTCAG GAAGCTTTGACTGGATATGTTGTCGTCATTATGGCAGTCTACTGGATGACCGAG GCCCTTCCTCTGCCCATTACGTCACTGTTACCCATAATCGCCTTCCCGTTGCTGGGTATCATGAATACGGGTCAAGTTTGTATGAACTATTTCTCGGAGACCGTTGTGATGTTTATCGGTGGGTTGATGGTGGGTCTGGCCGTTGAATATTCCAACTTACACAAGAGAATCGCTCTCAGAGTGTTGATGCTCGTCGGAACCGATCCCAAATG GCTGATGATGGGCTTCATGAGCGTGACGATGCTTTTATCCATGTTTGTTTCCAACACTGGGGCTTGCGCCATGATTTGTCCCATCGTTGAAGCTCTGGTGCAAGAACTCTTTCACAAA AATTCTCAGGAAAACGAAGGAGAAGACAAAACTCAACTCACGGCCGAAGAAAATCAAGTTGTGCGGGAAGAGTTTGCAGACGATGA TGACGACGGGCGATCACGTAGAGCACGTAGGGTCCGCGTCACCCTGTTGCTTTCGATCGCCTATTCGGCCAACATTGGGGGCACTGGGACACTGATAGGATCGACCCCTCAACTCGCCTTGAAAGGAATCGTTGAAGA ACTCTATGGGGAAGACAACGACCTGTCCTTCTCTTCTTGGATGCTCGTCCTTATGCCGGCCGTACTGATAAGCACCGCTTTAACTTGGGTTTGGCTGCAATTCCTCCTCTCCGGCTTCAAATG CCAAAAACAAATAGAGAATGGAGTCAAGAGCCAAAGTGCTCGAGTCAAAAATCTCATCCGGACCAAGTATCAAGAGTTGGGACCGACCAGTTTCAACGAGAAAACGATTCTATTCCTTTTTCCCGTCTTGGTCATGCTGTGGATGTTTCGCGATCCCAAGTTTATCGCTGGATGGGGCTCACTCTTCTCAAA GAAAATAGGGGATTCCGTGCCTGTGCTACTGattattttgattcttttcattttgcccATTAAGCCGGATTTCTGGTGTTTCAGGAGTGCTGGATCGGAAAATGAACGGCCCAAAGCCAGTCCCGCCATGCTCACATGGGAGTTCATGCACGAAAAGTTACCTTGGGGTCTAGTCCTTTTATTGG GAAGTGGATTTGCCCTTTCGGACGCTTCGAAAATATCGGgcctttccaaatggctcggCCATCAATTGGCGGCCCTACAAGTCCTACCACCGTTTTCCATCTTGATTATTTGCTGCATGTTGACAACTTGGATGACTGAAATTGTCAGCAATACAGCCACCGCTAATATCGTCCTGCCCATATTGGCGCAAATGGCCGACACCATTCACGTTAATCCGCTCTATCTGATGATTCCAGCGGCAGCCAC TTGCTGCTACACGTTCGTCCTTCCTGTTGGAACTCCGGCGAATGCCATCGTCTACAACAGCGCCAGGATGAAACCCTTGGACATG GTTAAAGCTGGGATTGTGACTAAAATGATGTCTGTTTTAATTCTCTGCGTCGTGATGGAAACTATTGGCAGAGGCATTTTCCCGGTGAATATTATCGAGTCTTCCTTGAATGCGAACAATAGTACGTCACTGTAG
- the LOC124311986 gene encoding protein ALP1-like, whose protein sequence is MKISDESPPSLPEELASTMPPEMVMQLIQVSSAFLVTLNSYVASTREIDRRARRLRRSRMLLLMRLMQLREDKSQRLLAAPPPLPIPLPIPRIVKPPTVGNKFWEREVPRFSEAQFQKEFHVSKRTFNYLCNALRPTLSKRDANLRAHVPLEKRVGVALALLASKNEYKNDYSVIAHTFGISKSSVAIIFKQFCNAVVDILFGKVVQLPSGPGFREEADKFELRYLFPDTIGVVGATHLPVATPRNCGAGYTNSSGWNSIVLLGVAGYNNKLGYVCIGQPGSTDNTAVLKASQLYKTAQKGKLFPADEDLHFLADHTFPLQNWLLTPYRMDEVCDRESYKTLNQHLKNAHKCVETSFERLKGRWGLLLKGCDLAMDFTKVVQVCCVLHNLCEEAGDMFFEHWYGTVRTFDAAHPQPKSKAAPMHVRDEDDDEDEEDEEEYEEMLAEAGAKRDRLSERLIVSAAAAAASQAATALPPLALNRPDNRRNSYPSPLTEHSFSQDDSDMY, encoded by the exons ATGAAAATTAGCGATGAATCGCCACCTTCCTTACCGGAAGAGTTGGCCAGCACCATGCCCCCGGAAATGGTCATGCAATTGATTCAAGTCTCTTCAGCCTTTCTCGTCACACTCAACTCGTATGTGGCGTCGACCCGCGAGATCGACCGACGTGCCAGACGTCTACGACGATCTCGGATGCTGCTCCTCATGAGACTCATGCAGCTTAGAGAAGACAAATCTCAACGTTTGCTGGCTGCACCACCTCCACTGCCAATCCCGTTACCAATACCCAGAATAGTCAAACCGCCAACGGTGGGCAACAA GTTCTGGGAGAGAGAGGTTCCACGATTTTCAGAGGCCCAGTTTCAGAAAGAGTTCCACGTCAGTAAAAGAACCTTCAACTACCTCTGCAACGCTCTGAGACCCACACTGTCCAAACGAGATGCCAACCTGAGAGCCCACGTGCCTCTGGAGAAGCGAGTGGGGGTTGCCCTGGCCTTGCTGGCATCCAAAAATGAATACAAGAATGACTACAGCGTCATTGCACACACATTTGGAATCAGCAAAAGCTCAGTTGCCATAATATtcaaacagttttgcaatgCTGTTGTAGATATCCTGTTTGGTAAAGTCGTCCAGTTGCCCTCTGGCCCTGGTTTCCGAGAAGAAGCCGACAAATTTGAACTCAG ATATTTGTTCCCGGACACGATCGGTGTGGTGGGAGCCACTCACTTACCAGTGGCCACCCCACGTAATTGCGGTGCAGGTTACACAAATTCGTCTGGTTGGAATTCCATCGTCCTGCTGGGTGTGGCCGGTTACAACAACAAACTTGGCTACGTTTGCATCGGCCAGCCGGGCAGCACGGACAATACGGCGGTACTCAAGGCCTCGCAACTGTACAAAACCGCCCAAAAAGGCAAACTCTTCCCAGCCGACGAGGATCTGCATTTCCTGGCCGACCACACCTTCCCCCTCCAGAATTGGCTCCTGACGCCCTACCGCATGGATGAAGTCTGCGATCGTGAGTCGTACAAGACGCTCAACCAACACCTGAAAAACGCCCACAAATGTGTGGAAACGAGTTTCGAACGTCTCAAAG GTCGATGGGGTTTGCTCCTCAAGGGTTGCGATTTGGCCATGGACTTTACCAAAGTCGTTCAAGTCTGCTGCGTCTTGCATAACCTGTGCGAAGAAGCCGGCGACATGTTTTTCGAGCACTG GTACGGAACGGTGCGGACGTTTGACGCTGCCCACCCGCAGCCGAAATCGAAAGCGGCGCCGATGCACGTCCGagacgaggacgacgacgaggacgaagaagatgaagaagagtaCGAAGAAATGCTGGCGGAAGCAGGTGCCAAACGTGACCGACTGTCTGAGCGTTTGATTGTCAGTGCCGCCGCTGCGGCGGCCAGTCAAGCGGCGACGGCCTTACCCCCATTGGCTCTCAATCGGCCGGACAACAGACGGAATTCTTACCCTTCGCCACTGACTGAGCACAGCTTCTCGCAAGACGATTCAGACATGTActag